The Gammaproteobacteria bacterium genome segment ACGCCGGCGAGTACCCCGGCGAACACGTGGGTGAACACTCCGGCCATGCCGCCGAAGACGAAGACCCTGACGAAGACGAAGACGAGGGGGACGAGTGAGTTCAACGCTGCGTGACCCGACGGTGAGGACCGGTCTGAGCCTCCTCGGCCGAACTCTGTTGCGGTATCGGAAGGCGTCGGCGCTCTCGATCGGCAGCGCCCTGCTGTGGATGTCGATGGTGGCGCTCGTGCCGTACCTGACGAAACTCGTCGTGGACCGCGCCATCGACGGCAACCGGCCCGATCTCCTCGTGCCCCTCTTCTGGCTGATCGTCGCCGTCGGATTCCTCAAGGCGCTCGGCATCGGTGGACGCCGCTTCTTTGCGTTCAGCCTTTCCTACCGTGCCGAGACCGACCTGCGCAACCGCCTGTTCGAACACGTCCAGCGCCTTGCGTTCAGCTTTCACGACAAGGTCCCGACGGGGGAGCTGATGTCGAGAGCATCGTCGGATCTCTCGCAGGTCCGCCTGATCTTCGCCATGATGCCGATCACGATCGCGAACGTCGCCCTCGCGGCGATCATCGTCGCTGCCCTGATCGCGCTCGACCCCGTCCTGGGCGTGGTCGCCTCTCTGTCGGTGCCGGCGCTGTTCCTGCTTGCCAATCGCTACGCGACCCGGATTCTAGGGGTGTCGTGGGAGGTGCAACAGAGACTCGCCGATCTCTCCAGGGTCGTCGAAGAAGTGGTGGCCGGGGTGAGAGTGGTGAAGTCCTACGGCCAGGAGGAGCAGGTCGTCGGTCGCCTGAGCCGCAGCGCCGATCGGATCTTCGGGCGGACGATGGAGATGCTGCACCTGCGGTCGGTGTACGTGCCGATGTTCGAGATGATCCCGGCCCTGGCGACCGCGGCAGTCCTCGCCATCGGTGGGACCCGTGTTGTCTCGGGAGCGATGACGCTGGGCGACTTCGTCGCGTTCACCCAGTACATGGCCGTGCTGATGTTCCCGCTGCGGATCACCGGCTGGTT includes the following:
- a CDS encoding ATP-binding cassette domain-containing protein produces the protein MSSTLRDPTVRTGLSLLGRTLLRYRKASALSIGSALLWMSMVALVPYLTKLVVDRAIDGNRPDLLVPLFWLIVAVGFLKALGIGGRRFFAFSLSYRAETDLRNRLFEHVQRLAFSFHDKVPTGELMSRASSDLSQVRLIFAMMPITIANVALAAIIVAALIALDPVLGVVASLSVPALFLLANRYATRILGVSWEVQQRLADLSRVVEEVVAGVRVVKSYGQEEQVVGRLSRSADRIFGRTMEMLHLRSVYVPMFEMIPALATAAVLAIGGTRVVSGAMTLGDFVAFTQYMAVLMFPLRITGWFFAELPRSAAAAARVTQLLKTAPDVQTPEKPVPLPDGQGALRFSHVSFAYPDGSAVLRDVDLTIPAGTSVALVGSTGSGKTTFAYLVPRFYDPDNGSILLDGVDIASLRIDDLRSQVALVFEEPFLFSASIGENIAFGAPDATDEQVRLAARLAQAHEFICRLPDGYDTVVGERGYSLSGGQRQRIALARAILRDPRVLILDDATSSVDAVTEMEIRQALEEVMAGRTTIIIAHRTSTLTLADRVVLLDDGEIIASGTHEQLLVESARYREVLAETGVMQNGATP